The following proteins are co-located in the Salvelinus fontinalis isolate EN_2023a chromosome 29, ASM2944872v1, whole genome shotgun sequence genome:
- the LOC129827521 gene encoding protein RD3-like, whose translation MFPWSAVFSLEPKVPGQRTAEELVTNTLMLELGAMVKRTERIRLERVTQEGRRRRSSSSADYRWLATAPTHQPYELTPRDLIELQDLCARVPPSQCGPVIVRFRNLVTKTEPEVYEVARLFRTVLRDCVEGEEENEEMRTRSAGYDKQRSKSLSFVTFRSKFRPAPFRGVGLGGSRGNLQEESNWYEEEVEEQEGAANVARAARKGRSMSMPDITPIEQSALG comes from the exons ATGTTCCCCTGGTCAGCAGTTTTTTCTCTGGAGCCGAAGGTGCCTGGACAGCGTACGGCAGAAGAACTAGTCACCAATACTCTGATGCTGGAGCTGGGTGCCATGGTGAAGCGCACTGAACGTATCCGCCTGGAGAGGGTGACACAAGAGGGCCGGCGCCGACGCAGCTCCTCCTCTGCTGACTACAGATGGCTGGCCACTGCCCCCACCCACCAACCCTACGAGCTGACCCCCCGAGACCTGATAGAACTGCAGGACCTGTGTGCCAGGGTGCCACCATCTCAGTGTGGCCCTGTCATTGTCAG GTTCAGGAATCTGGTGACAAAGACAGAGCCGGAGGTTTACGAGGTGGCTCGTCTGTTCCGCACGGTTCTACGTGACTgtgtggagggagaagaggagaacgaGGAGATGAGAACGAGGTCAGCCGGCTATGACAAACAACGCAGCAAGAGCCTCTCCTTTGTAACCTTCCGCTCCAAGTTCCGCCCCGCACCCTTCAGGGGCGTGGGCCTGGGTGGGTCGCGCGGCAACCTGCAGGAGGAGTCAAACTGGTacgaggaagaggtggaggagcaggAGGGAGCAGCGAATGTGGCGAGAGCAGCCAGGAAGGGGAGGAGCATGAGCATGCCTGACATCACCCCCATCGAACAGAGTGCACTtggctga
- the LOC129827222 gene encoding uncharacterized protein LOC129827222, translating into MPPERWLVPEEGWDELGRGGLVGGPVWPGPAEGQGAAGPAGEAEQRETAETAAARQHTDLPQQTVKYEEVRGELQCVQRELQVAREEAHAGVCVRERLSQDLQVKQAQVCSLEGQLGSAPTLTHTLQKEVKRLEADLEKLQNTRSSGESMLFSTPCWSMTSPRDHNGGRQEERQGYSGGEGDTAAARGTIKHYTSNNSSSSQTLASRPRPHNNKPRARPTGVRPTNQTPPLPRLCFRGNGTTKSLPPGNDSLLLHLPLSPPAMSSDEDRMLGVVGWWRTSGESQTVRVTLSPLLSLIASSVMCSDVRLHSKHLGLSYTVCPNIIYLIHSDVWLQISL; encoded by the exons ATGCCTCCTGAAAGGTGGCTTGTCCCTGAAGAAGGCT GGGATGAGCTGGGCAGAGGAGGACTGGTCGGTGGGCCTGTCTGGCCGGGCCCTGCAGAAGGTCAAGGAGCTGCAGGTCCAGCAGGAGAggctgaacagagagagacagcagaaacAGCTGCAGCTAGACAGCACACAGACCTCCCTCAACAGACTGTCAAG tATGAGGAGGTGCGCGGGGAGCTGCAGTGTGTACAGAGGGAGTTACAGGTGGCTCGTGAGGAGGcgcatgcaggtgtgtgtgtgcgggagCGTCTCTCTCAGGATCTCCAAGTGAAACAGGCCCAGGTGTGTTCACTGGAGGGACAGCTGGGCTCGGCACCaaccctcacacacaccctccaaaaGGAGGTCAAAAG gttgGAGGCGGATCTAGAGAAGTTACAGAACACTAGAAGCTCTGGAGAATCCATGTTGTTTTCCACCCCATGCTGGAGTATGACATCACCACGGGACCACAATG GTGGGAGACAGGAGGAAAGGCAGGGATACAGCGGTGGCGAGGGGGATACAGCGGCGGCGAGGGGGACAATAAAGCACTACACGTCAAA CAACAGCTCAAGTTCTCAGACCCTGGCGTCTCGCCCACGCCCCCACAACAACAAGCCAAGGGCACGCCCCACCGGCGTCCGTCCCACCAATCAGACTCCTCCACTCCCTCGGCTGTGTTTCCGTGGGAACGGGACGACCAAAAGCCTTCCACCAGGGAACGACtcgctcctcctccatctccctctctcccctccagcaATGTCATCAGACGAGGACAGGATGCTGGGGGTTGTGGGATGGTGGAGGACCTCAGGAGAGAGCCAGACAGTACGTGTCACTTTGTCACCTTTGTTATCACTTATTGCCAGTTCAGTCATGTGTTCTGATGTCAGACTCCACTCCAAGCACCTTGGTTTATCATATACTGTATGTCCCAACATCATATATTTGATACATTCTGATGTCTGGCTTCAAATCTCTCTCTAG
- the LOC129827520 gene encoding syntaxin-5-like, producing the protein MTCRDRTNEFQSACKSLQTRQNGVQPTKPALSALKQRSDFTLMAKRIGKDLSNTFAKLEKLTILAKRKSLFDDKAVEIEELTYIIKQDINSLNKQIAQLQDLIRSRGAPSGRHIQTHSNTIVVSLQSKLASMSNDFKSVLEVRTENLKQQKSRREQFSQPPVSSSSPLLANNFKSSVLMQDESRSMGSEVAIDMDNQSNPLQLQLIDEQDSYIQSRADTMQNIESTIVELGSIFQQLAHMVKEQEETVQRIDANVEDTQLNVDMAHTEILKYFQSVSSNRWLMVKIFLVLIVFFIVFVVFLA; encoded by the exons ATGACGTGCAGGGATCGCACCAATGAGTTTCAGTCCGCTTGCAAATCCCTACAGACCAGACAG AATGGTGTTCAGCCCACCAAGCCGGCCCTCAGTGCGCTCAAGCAACGCAGTGACTTCACCCTCATGGCCAA GAGAATAGGAAAAGACTTGAGTAATACGTTTGCTAAACTAGAGAAACTCACTATAT TGGCTAAAAGAAAATCTCTATTTGATGACAAGGCAGTGGAGATTGAAGAGTTAACCTACATCATCAAGCAG GACATTAACAGCCTGAACAAGCAGATAGCCCAGCTGCAGGATCTGATTCGTTCACGTGGAGCTCCCAGCGGCAGACACATCCAGACCCATTCCAACACCATCGTTGTCTCCCTGCAG TCCAAACTGGCATCTATGTCCAATGACTTCAAGTCGGTTCTAGAAGTAAGAACAGAG aACCTGAAGCAGCAGAAGAGCAGGAGAGAACAGTTCTCtcagcctcctgtctcctcttcttctcctctcctcgccaACAACTTCA AGAGTTCAGTGTTGATGCAGGATGAGTCCAGGAGTATGGGGAGTGAGGTGGCCATCGACATGGACAACCAGTCTAACCCTCTACAGCTCCAGCTCATTGATGAGCAG GACTCGTACATCCAGAGCCGTGCAGACACCATGCAGAACATAGAGAGCACCATCGTAGAGCTGGGCTCCATCTTCCAGCAGCTGGCTCACATGgtgaaggagcaggaggagacagtacagag GATTGATGCTAACGTGGAGGACACTCAGCTCAACGTGGACATGGCTCACACCGAGATCCTAAAGTACTTCCAGTCTGTGTCCTCCAACCGCTGGCTTATGGTGAAGATTTTCCTCGTCCTCATCGTCTTCTTCATCGTCTTTGTGGTCTTCCTCGCCTGA